A window of Gallus gallus isolate bGalGal1 chromosome 37 unlocalized genomic scaffold, bGalGal1.mat.broiler.GRCg7b 37_unloc6, whole genome shotgun sequence contains these coding sequences:
- the LOC124417574 gene encoding uncharacterized protein LOC124417574 isoform X2, with the protein MKPLKCQVCSAGPDDGPGMKEPRARRWGEAAYGVVKGEVEEGFEQRCAGMNGWQEPGSGTAARLAALQLSWEVEDVAVKEESLTGPPSPSQDPHSPLMRNLAAIHISGWGSSCAPMPALKTGE; encoded by the exons ATGAAACCTCTGAAGTGCCAGGTTTGTTCTGCAGGCCCCGATGATGGCCCAGGCATGAAAGAGCCCAGAGCTCGTCGCTGGGGAGAGGCTGCGTATGGCGTTGTGAAGGGAGAGGTGGAGGAGGGCTttgagcagcgctgtgcaggaATGAATGGCTG gcaggagccgggcagcggtactgcagctcgtctggcagctttgcagctcagttGGGAAGTAGAAGATGTGGCTGTGAAAGAAGAA TCCCTGACAGGacccccatcaccatcccaggacccccatagcccACTGATGAGGAACCTCGCAGCAATCCACATCTCAGGAtggggctccagctgtgccccaaTGCCTGCATTAAAGACAGGAGAATGA
- the LOC124417574 gene encoding retinoic acid receptor RXR-beta-like isoform X4, producing MRAAPRRKRGRTGAVLRTGGAGGVRENGSMPGRGTERGPNPPAVPSPPLPSPPLGRGMRGFGTAEGLGAPTAAALLPASGPGPPEPPALLPVPPRAEAGAGQRYCSSSGSFAAQLGSRRCGCERRIPDRTPITIPGPP from the exons ATGCGGGCAGCACCGAGACGGAAGCGCGGCAGGACGGGAGCGGTGCTGAGGACAGGCggcgccggaggtgtgcgggagaacggctCCATGCCGGGGAGAGGAACCGAGCGCGGCCCGAATCCCCCCGCCGTCCcctcccctccgctcccctcccctccgctcGGCCGTGGGATGCGGGGATTTGGGACGGCTGAAGGACTCGGGGCCCCCACCGCCGCAGCGCTGCTGCCCGCAtccgggccgggcccccccgagcctccagcgctgctcccggtgccccccagggctgag gcaggagccgggcagcggtactgcagctcgtctggcagctttgcagctcagttGGGAAGTAGAAGATGTGGCTGTGAAAGAAGAA TCCCTGACAGGacccccatcaccatcccaggacccccatag
- the LOC124417574 gene encoding potassium/sodium hyperpolarization-activated cyclic nucleotide-gated channel 2-like isoform X1, which translates to MRAAPRRKRGRTGAVLRTGGAGGVRENGSMPGRGTERGPNPPAVPSPPLPSPPLGRGMRGFGTAEGLGAPTAAALLPASGPGPPEPPALLPVPPRAEAGAGQRYCSSSGSFAAQLGSRRCGCERRSTALRAAAKLLPDCCGVTSLSSSLTGPPSPSQDPHSPLMRNLAAIHISGWGSSCAPMPALKTGE; encoded by the exons ATGCGGGCAGCACCGAGACGGAAGCGCGGCAGGACGGGAGCGGTGCTGAGGACAGGCggcgccggaggtgtgcgggagaacggctCCATGCCGGGGAGAGGAACCGAGCGCGGCCCGAATCCCCCCGCCGTCCcctcccctccgctcccctcccctccgctcGGCCGTGGGATGCGGGGATTTGGGACGGCTGAAGGACTCGGGGCCCCCACCGCCGCAGCGCTGCTGCCCGCAtccgggccgggcccccccgagcctccagcgctgctcccggtgccccccagggctgag gcaggagccgggcagcggtactgcagctcgtctggcagctttgcagctcagttGGGAAGTAGAAGATGTGGCTGTGAAAGAAGAA GCACAGCTCTtcgtgcagcagcaaagctccttcctgattgctgtggcGTTACTTCACTCTCCTCA TCCCTGACAGGacccccatcaccatcccaggacccccatagcccACTGATGAGGAACCTCGCAGCAATCCACATCTCAGGAtggggctccagctgtgccccaaTGCCTGCATTAAAGACAGGAGAATGA
- the LOC124417574 gene encoding uncharacterized protein LOC124417574 isoform X3 produces MKPLKCQVCSAGPDDGPGMKEPRARRWGEAAYGVVKGEVEEGFEQRCAGMNGWQEPGSGTAARLAALQLSWEVEDVAVKEEAQLFVQQQSSFLIAVALLHSPHP; encoded by the exons ATGAAACCTCTGAAGTGCCAGGTTTGTTCTGCAGGCCCCGATGATGGCCCAGGCATGAAAGAGCCCAGAGCTCGTCGCTGGGGAGAGGCTGCGTATGGCGTTGTGAAGGGAGAGGTGGAGGAGGGCTttgagcagcgctgtgcaggaATGAATGGCTG gcaggagccgggcagcggtactgcagctcgtctggcagctttgcagctcagttGGGAAGTAGAAGATGTGGCTGTGAAAGAAGAA GCACAGCTCTtcgtgcagcagcaaagctccttcctgattgctgtggcGTTACTTCACTCTCCTCA TCCCTGA
- the LOC121108799 gene encoding coiled-coil domain-containing protein 81-like isoform X1, translating to MSSGMAGANKEQPAGMRRNRMSFCEDGPAARRASIPTCTDTEERVAVWDAVAAYVQEHLLVQKGVWIPTFGSFDTISRDIRTEDGTVTLRWPVFHLSGNLIAVHHLKPRRESLPAHRKLEPLKSSEVAAAASVTWQTAQACIQSTVSLLSGCLKNGENVAVVFKDIGVLHIDGLTFHMKFYYDFLEKLSGKEKFRKALLKAPWLLDMVVSRAAPVASLALSGCLVVFPKFQMEFVPKPPPGISRRSSGGIPAEGKPKEEEALPPLAQGKKVRFAGKPTFIKRLSSDSLDGGKLRRIRSLLRKESSTSSLLPAIPGVPEDQKQPLTCQLQGQAETDSQEDLGRAPGTKHVSFREEEREAEKAHRVAAVLKLPKANESFSNDSRPSSRAQSSPSQASQGTPSRLPLLACDSVRLLRRRAKKSRQKEPEEMEASTSQAEASQPQESSADRAGFLPPINEETQSPQRQPPDTKAPPRRKGTPYPR from the exons agcgagttgccgtctgggatgcggtggccgcCTACGTACAagagcacctcctggtgcagaag GGGGTCTGGATTCCCACCTTCGGAtcctttgacaccatctccaGAGACATCAGGACTGAGGACGGGACCGTGACTCTGCGGTGGCCCGTCTTTCACTTGTCTGGAAACCTCATAGCCGTGCACCACCTCAAGCCCCGCAGGGAGTCCCTGCCAG cccataggAAGCTGGAGCCGCTCAAGAGCAGCGAGGTGGCCgcagctgcctctgtgacctggcagacAGCGCAGGCTtgcatccaaagcaccgtgtccctgctctctggctgcctgAAGAATGGGGAGAACGTTGCCGTTGTCTTCAAGGACATTGGAGTGCTCCACATCGATGGACTGACCTTCCACATGAAATTCTATTACGACTTCCTTGAGAAGCTGTCAGGGAAAGAGAAGTTCAGGAAAGCTCTTCTCAAG gccccctggctgctggacatgGTGGTGTCCCGAGCGGCACCGGTGGCCTCCCTGGCACTCTCTGGCTGCCTCGTCGTCTTTCCCAA GTTTCAAATGGAGTTTGTCCCCAAACCACCACCTGGGATATCCCGCAGGTCCTCAGGAGGCATCCCTGCGGAGGGGAAAccaaaggaagaggaggctttgccacctctcgcccagggcaagaaag TGAGATTTGCTGGCAAGCCAACCTTCATCAAACGCTTGAGCTCGGACAGTCTAGATGGAGGAAAACTCCGAAGGATAAGGAGCTTACTGCGCAAGGAGAGCTCTAcgtccag TCTGCTGCCAGCCATCCCTGGAGTGCCTGAAGACCAAAAGCAGCCGctgacctgccagctgcagggccaggcagaaACAGACAGCCAAGAAGACCTGGGCCGAGCCCCGGGAACCAAACACGTGAGCTTCCGTGAGGAAGAACGGGAAGCGGAAAAAGCCCATCGTGTGGCTGCGGTGCTGAAGTTGCCCAAAGCCAACGAATCTTTCAGCAACGATTCCAGACCTTCCTCAAGGGCTCAGTCCAGCCCGTCGCAGGCATCGCAAGGCACTCCATCCCGGCTTCCACTTCTGGCATGCGACTCAGTCAGACTTCTGAGGCGCAGGGCTaagaagagcaggcagaaagaacCTGAGGAGATGGAAGCATCAACATCTCAGGCTGAGGCCAGCCAGCCGCAGGAGTCctctgctgacagagctggattTCTGCCACCGATAAACGAAGAAACACAGTCTCCTCAGCGTCAGCCCCCGGACACCAAAGCCCCACCGCGCAGGAAGGGCACACCCTACCCACGCTGA